In one Kluyveromyces marxianus DMKU3-1042 DNA, complete genome, chromosome 4 genomic region, the following are encoded:
- the SPC34 gene encoding Spc34p — protein MSESLDYCLELLTKSAESISTLYFKPPGIFQNAIVPCNSKSYSDLIVKLIRDGDSIEEVSLYNSTNDGNLKRKDGKVGIYDHLLEREASLKRNRTSVLPDSGPITYIPKEFYLNQNDHVIRKKQKTARDFIFDGTHSDELGIYDVLLKKFHKNIQIEQFLYALQNGSVITGEDVSRRKTLFVEDFPVSIILTVFQEIIDQWPLAEYKDRFEKLMSVYNELQSDISELKDKVKQQESEFQHDPLPGRDSVSSLIEKEESEIKRLEEELEILANKHDVMNTD, from the coding sequence ATGTCTGAATCATTAGATTATTGTTTAGAATTGCTTACGAAGTCCGCGGAATCAATATCGACATTATATTTTAAGCCACCGGGAATATTTCAAAACGCCATTGTACCATGTAATAGTAAATCTTATTCAGACCTGATAGTTAAGCTTATCAGAGATGGTgattccattgaagaagtatCGCTATATAATAGCACTAATGATGGAAACCTTAAACGTAAAGATGGAAAAGTCGGAATATATGATCACCTTCTCGAACGAGAGGCTTCTCTGAAAAGGAACAGGACATCAGTATTGCCAGACTCGGGACCTATAACATATATCCCAAAGGAGTTTTACCTCAATCAAAATGACCACGTTATtagaaagaagcagaaaacAGCGAGAGATTTTATCTTTGATGGTACTCATAGCGATGAACTAGGGATATATGACGTtttattaaagaaattccATAAAAATATTCAGATCGAACAATTTCTCTACGCATTACAAAACGGAAGCGTGATAACAGGGGAAGAtgtatcaagaagaaaaacactTTTCGTTGAAGACTTTCCTGTGTCTATAATATTGACCGTCTTTCAAGAGATTATCGATCAATGGCCATTGGCTGAATATAAAGATAGATTTGAAAAGCTAATGTCGGTTTACAACGAATTACAGTCGGATATATCAGAATTGAAGGATAAGGTCAAACAACAAGAATCAGAGTTTCAGCATGATCCCCTTCCCGGAAGAGATTCGGTATCCTCATtgattgaaaaagaagagagtgAAATCAAGAGACTTGAGGAGGAGCTTGAGATATTAGCAAACAAGCATGACGTAATGAACACAGACTAA
- the KAE1 gene encoding tRNA N6-adenosine threonylcarbamoyltransferase, with the protein MVNLNTIPPRNGRDYYLAIGLEGSANKLGVGIIKHPLLKKHENSDLSHECEVEILSNIRNTYVTPPGEGFLPRDTARHHRNWVVRVIREALDEANISDPSEIDVICFTRGPGMGAPLHSVVIAARTLSLMWDVPLVGVNHCVGHIEMGREITRAKNPVVLYVSGGNTQVIAYSEKRYRIFGETLDIAIGNCLDRFARTLKIPNAPSPGYNIEQLAKQCKNKDKLVELPYTVKGMDLSMSGILQYIDTLAKDLFRNNKKNKILFDQKTGEQLVTVEDLCYSLQENLFAMLVEITERAMAHVNSNQVLIVGGVGCNVRLQEMMAHMCKDRSNGQVHATDDRFCIDNGVMIAQAGLLEYRMGQIVKDLSETIVTQKFRTDEVYIAWRE; encoded by the coding sequence ATGGTAAATTTAAACACTATTCCTCCAAGGAATGGACGAGATTACTACTTAGCAATTGGACTTGAAGGCTCTGCTAATAAACTTGGTGTTGGCATCATAAAGCATCCactattgaagaaacatgAAAATAGTGATTTATCACATGAATGTGAAGTCGAGATCCTTTCAAATATCAGAAATACCTATGTTACGCCACCAGGAGAAGGTTTTCTACCAAGGGATACGGCCAGACACCATAGAAACTGGGTAGTACGAGTTATTCGTGAGGCTTTGGATGAGGCCAATATTAGCGATCCTTCAGAGATAGACGTTATATGTTTTACCAGGGGTCCAGGAATGGGTGCCCCATTGCATTCTGTAGTGATTGCTGCCAGAACATTGTCTTTAATGTGGGATGTACCGTTGGTTGGTGTAAACCATTGTGTCGGTCATATTGAGATGGGCAGAGAGATTACTAGGGCCAAAAACCCTGTGGTACTATACGTTAGCGGTGGTAATACCCAAGTGATAGCATACTCTGAAAAGAGATACCGAATATTTGGAGAAACCCTTGATATTGCGATTGGTAATTGTTTAGATAGATTTGCAAGAACTTTAAAGATACCAAATGCTCCGTCTCCAGGTTATAATATTGAACAACTAGCTAAACAGTGcaaaaataaagataaGTTGGTAGAACTTCCATACACGGTTAAAGGTATGGATCTCTCCATGAGTGGTATTTTGCAATACATCGATACTTTGGCTAAAGACTTATTCAGAAAtaacaagaagaataagatCTTATTCGACCAAAAGACTGGAGAACAATTGGTGACTGTCGAAGATTTATGCTACTCACTACAAGAGAATTTGTTCGCTATGCTTGTCGAAATTACAGAACGAGCAATGGCTCACGTTAACTCCAATCAGGTCTTAATAGTCGGTGGTGTCGGTTGTAATGTCAGACTACAAGAAATGATGGCACATATGTGTAAAGATAGATCTAACGGACAAGTTCATGCCACTGACGACAGATTCTGCATAGATAATGGTGTAATGATCGCTCAAGCAGGTCTACTAGAATATAGAATGGGCCAGATAGTCAAGGACTTGTCTGAAACTATTGTGACCCAAAAGTTTAGAACAGATGAGGTGTACATAGCTTGGAGAGAGTAA
- the cys2 gene encoding homoserine O-acetyltransferase family protein: MGVALLSTSLRSFGTACSHTRTDWKRCISTAGSPTNPAMQFPCLDRLEQKTAKLRGDDSEKSSQEYKSSSCYMEEDPTSASSKHDPVYGKVKTGFKIFSSDDPIFLDYGGVLPNFKIAYETWGNLKEDKSNAILIHTGLSASSHARSSSLNSKPGWWENFIGPGNPIIDTNKWFVICTNVLGGCYGSTGPSSLDPGDKKPYATRFPMLSIQDMVRAQKRLIDHFGIKTLKASVGSSMGGMQSLAYGQLFPDSVEKIVSVSACAMSHPSSIAMRHAQRQVLMADPNWNRGFYYPSDEHPNRIPPHVGMKLAREIATVTYRSGPEWESRFGTERLDDDMPPVLCPDFLIETYLDHQGEKFSLEYDANSFLYISKTMDLFSLSYSHKERSEKRRRQTENNFKQGSLPSLKLPDEPYKYRKKRRTTTVEESRADLSKGMEPLQNKEILVIGVKSDSLFPYWQQREIVKLLNGPNDKVKHVELDENASLYGHDTFLLDLDVLGSSIGKFLRDEL, from the coding sequence ATGGGTGTAgctcttctttcaacttctttaaGGTCATTTGGGACAGCATGCAGCCATACTCGTACAGATTGGAAACGATGTATTTCTACAGCTGGAAGTCCAACGAACCCAGCAATGCAATTCCCATGTCTAGATAGATTGGAGCAGAAAACAGCTAAACTTAGAGGAGATGACTCGGAAAAATCATCTCAAGAATATAAATCATCGTCTTGTTATATGGAAGAAGACCCCacttctgcttcttcaaagcaTGATCCTGTTTATGGAAAAGTGAAAACAGGATTCAAGATATTCAGTTCTGATGATCCTATCTTTTTAGACTACGGTGGAGTATTGCCAAATTTCAAGATTGCGTATGAAACCTGGGGTAATttaaaagaagataaaTCCAATGCAATTCTTATACATACCGGACTTAGTGCATCTTCTCACGCTCGCTCATCAAGTTTAAATAGTAAACCTGGTTGGTGGGAGAATTTTATTGGGCCTGGAAATCCTATCATAGACACCAATAAGTGGTTTGTTATCTGTACAAACGTCCTTGGAGGCTGTTATGGATCTACTGGGCCTTCATCATTAGATCCGGGAGATAAGAAGCCATACGCTACCAGATTTCCTATGCTTTCAATTCAAGATATGGTTAGGGCACAAAAGAGATTGATAGACCACTTTGGCATCAAAACATTAAAGGCATCTGTCGGAAGTTCTATGGGTGGAATGCAGTCGTTAGCATATGGTCAATTATTCCCTGACTCAGTAGAGAAGATTGTATCTGTATCGGCATGCGCAATGTCGCATCCCTCATCTATAGCCATGAGACATGCACAAAGACAGGTCTTAATGGCAGACCCAAACTGGAATAGAGGTTTTTATTATCCTAGTGACGAACACCCTAATAGAATACCACCTCACGTAGGAATGAAGTTAGCTAGAGAAATTGCAACGGTTACATATAGATCAGGTCCAGAATGGGAGTCTAGATTTGGAACTGAAAGGCTTGATGACGATATGCCTCCCGTACTTTGCCCTGATTTTTTGATTGAGACATACTTAGATCACCAAGGAGAAAAATTCTCGCTTGAATACGATGCCAATTCTTTCCTATACATATCAAAAACAATGGATCTATTCAGTTTGAGTTACTCGCATAAAGAACGTAGCGAAAAAAGGAGACGACAAACTGAAAATAATTTTAAACAAGGATCATTACCATCATTAAAGTTACCAGACGAACCTTACAAGTACAGGAAGAAGCGTCGCACAACGACGGTAGAGGAAAGCAGAGCAGATCTTTCCAAGGGGATGGAACCTCTTCAAAATAAGGAAATACTAGTTATCGGAGTAAAATCAGACTCTCTTTTCCCATACTGGCAGCAGCGAGAAATTGTCAAACTACTCAATGGACCAAACGACAAGGTCAAACATGTTGAGTTGGATGAAAATGCATCGTTATACGGACATGatacctttcttcttgaccTAGATGTATTAGGATCAAGTATTGGGAAATTTCTTCGCGATGAGCTTTGA
- the MRPS28 gene encoding mitochondrial 37S ribosomal protein uS15m, with protein MNSYIVPMLRTGFVRPLARPFSSTAIASSTKSVKFLKAQRRKQLNEAKQNKIKNSLDDVDPVLGRPDTPFINRVMAELQEPNVLIPGYERSEVEKLLVSIEETKKTQASLAGLDSLVEDQSIKDLNNKHEAIFRILNMRNASNAEALKMAIKLAREEFQRFPGDTGSSEVQAAVMTVRIQNLAKHVKENKKDFKNIRALRMLVQQRQSILRYLKRDKPDRYFWAIQKLGLSDNAAMSEFNMDRRYMQQYKFFGDVILIKDSNKVADAKRKAARKEKMFSSEQ; from the coding sequence ATGAATTCATATATTGTACCTATGCTTCGTACAGGGTTTGTAAGGCCACTGGCTAGGCCATTTTCAAGTACGGCAATCGCATCGAGCACTAAATCTGTGAAATTTCTAAAAGCTCAACGGAGGAAGCAATTGAACGAGGCCAAGCAGAATAAGATCAAAAATTCGCTGGATGATGTGGATCCTGTTCTAGGGCGTCCCGACACGCCTTTTATAAACCGTGTTATGGCGGAGCTACAGGAACCAAATGTCTTGATTCCAGGATATGAACGGTCGgaagttgaaaaactaTTGGTTTCCATAGAGGAAACTAAGAAGACACAGGCAAGTTTGGCCGGCCTAGACTCTTTGGTTGAAGACCAGTCGATCAAGGATTTGAACAACAAGCATGAGGCCATATTTCGTATCCTTAACATGAGAAACGCCAGTAACGCAGAAGCATTGAAAATGGCGATTAAGTTGGCTAGAGAAGAATTCCAAAGGTTCCCTGGTGACACGGGTTCCAGTGAAGTGCAAGCTGCTGTCATGACTGTAAGGATTCAAAACTTGGCTAAGCAtgtcaaagaaaacaaaaaagatttcaagaacATTAGAGCTCTAAGAATGCTAGTCCAACAAAGACAAAGTATTTTAAGATACCTAAAGAGGGATAAGCCTGATAGATATTTCTGGGCTATTCAAAAACTTGGTCTATCGGACAATGCCGCTATGTCTGAGTTCAATATGGACAGACGTTATATGCAACAGTACAAATTCTTTGGTGATGTTATATTGATCAAAGACTCTAACAAGGTTGCAGATGCTAAGCGTAAGGCTGCACGTAAGGAAAAGATGTTCAGCTCTGAACAATAG